The candidate division WOR-3 bacterium genomic interval CCTGGTCCCAGAGTTATTCTACATTTGATGTTGCAAGATCTCTAAATCCCGGCGAATACAGCATCGGTTTAGGTGTTGATAATTACTGTATCTACAGCCCGACCGATGATACAATTGCTTATGACGAGCGGCGATTTGACATCTGGATAAAGTCCGGGATGGTAAAAAGGCTTGAGTTAGAATTAAAATATTCTTATCCCACCTCCGGGCTTATCGCCTTGAAAGTCGAACTAATAGAGAAACCACTCCAGGGCGCTGTGAAGTTTGGGTTCGGGTATATGAAAGGAACGCGCATAGGGTACATAACAGATTATGTCTATGATTTCTACGGGTACCTACTTCTAAATAAAGAGTTAAGAGATAAGATAAAGATCATATACACCCCAAAATTTATCTATTCCCTTCATTATCGGGATCGCCAGGAACATTCCACACGTCCACCCCGTTTTATCTTCCATGTGGGACACTGTTTTGGAATAGCACTGGGAAACCGGATTGAATTTATTCCGGAGGTTAACTGGCTCTGGGGGAATAACGAAGGGAAGCGTTACATTGTGAATCAGTTTGGTATCGGAGTCAATTTGCAGATATAAAAATTAGTCCTGGAGCTGCTTTAGCATTTCTAATGCAGGAGAAAAATTCGGATCCAGGCGCAGGGTTTCTTTAAGCGCACTTATTGCCCCTTCCCTGTCATTATTCAAATACCGGCAGTAGGCAAGGTTATAATGGGCAAGGGGAAATAGAGGATTCTCCGCGACTTCCTGCTCACACCAGGCGAGCCCCTCTTTATGTTGACCGCTCAGGGTCAAGGCTATCCCATGGATAGTTGCGAGACCGATGAGTCCTGGATAAAGAGCGATAGATTGTGCAGTGAGCTGACATGCCCTCTGGGGATTGTGGATCAAGATGGCATTCGCCTCCTGTAGTAGAATTTTGGCATTTTTTATTCTCATCAGAATCTGGCTTGTATGACGGTCATCAAAGAATATGCACTCTTTAGTTTGATTGCCGAAAGCCCTTAAGTCGTATATCAACTGATAAGAAAATTTTGGAGGAACCTTTGTTTCTCCTTCCTTAAGGACTTTATAAAGTCGATAATAGGTATTTTGATAGATCAACTGGAAATGTTTGAGGTCTTCAGGTGCAAAATGGCATAAAAAGGCAGCTGTGGAGGTGCTTATTTCTGTTTTCCCAGCAATCCAGCGACTTCCCTCACGGGTGTTATCAAGCAATATCCTTATATCATATAAAAAATAATCCACTCTTTTACTCCGGCAGAAGTTATAAAATTCTTCCTCAGAACCATAGATGGCTGCCAAAAATTCTCTCACAAGGTTCTGACAATTTCGCACCTCAAACTTCGGTTGCAAGACTATCGCCCTTTCCGCATATGTAAAGATGAGGGGACCAACCCCGAACGAAGATAAAAATATCGCATCCGCGGGAGTCTGCAAACGGATGAATCTGACAAGTTCCACATTGTTTAAACGCCAGTTAAAAAACCCATGGCCGATCTCATTCCCGAAGATACGCCGTAAGGTTTTAATATAATCCGTGGGCTGATGGATATGGAATGCCTGATAAAAATTAAACAAGAATATTATCCCGAGTCCGATATAGATCAAGTATTCACGCAATTGCCTTTTTGTTTTCGCCTCCATCAGCACCGGCATCACTGCCCAGATGCTAATAAAATAATTATTCACCACCCCCATCCTTTCGATCGCCAAATAACTAACAAAGAATATCATGCTGAAAAAGAAGAACAAGCGGATTGATGTATCCACAAAACTTCTCATTACTACATAGCGGAGTGCCAGAATCGCGGGAATTATGATCGGAAAGAGATTTTTGAAAATGCTTACCGGATGAGGACTGTTGAACGCCTCAATCCATAATGAGCGTGCAGCATAATCAAGCATTTCGGGATTATTCGGTTTAATGCCGAGATATTTAATCTTCGCCAGAAGCAAGGACCAGACATGGAGATATTCGGTTTCGGTCTTAAAAAGATTAGTGAGGATAAGACTCAGCACCAAGAACCCAAGTCCAGTGAGGATGGCAAACCAGCCTTTTAATGAAGATATGGGTGGCCGGCCAGTGGGGGTAGAAAATAGCAGGATTCCAATAATTGATCCAAAACCGAGAGCAAAAGGGGGAGAGAGGAAATATAAGCGGCTTTTCAGCACTGGGACCAGAAAACTGCCGAGGAATGGAACAAAAAGTAGAAAAAGAAGAATATATGCCTTTTCTTTTGTTTGTTTATCGATTTCAAATAGCCAAAGATTAAAGACAGAGATGACAATTATGGTCAAAAAGATGAAGCGGGCAAAGTGCCAGGCACTGAGACTTATCAGCAAACAGATCCCTGCGCCAAGAACAGCGATAATCCGGTTTTTTTTATGATGGAGTGCATAAAGATACCCGGCGATCCCAGCAATGATGAAAGGCAAGGCAAAATCTTCATTTAAGAAGCCAAAAGTAGAGCGACCGACCGCTGCCAGAGAAAAATTTTGTAGTAATCCAGCAAATAGAGAAGAAAGAGGTGACAAACCGAGTGCCCGAGCTAAAAGATAAACCGCTAATATCCCTAAGCTTGCCCAGATAGCGATGAAGGTAATTGCCCAGGTATGAAAGAGTACGCCTTTTGACTTCAGCCCTAAAATTCGGTATAACCAGCCACACGGATATTCCATTAAAATTGTGAGATTTTCAAAGATTTTAACCCCTGCGGGTGCCTGGAGTTTTGGATCAAACGAGGGGATCGGCTTTCCGTTGCCCACGAGTTCCGCATAATGATACTGGAGGGCATTCTCAGTCCAGTAAAAGGCGGTTGGGTCTTTTGGGTCATAGTATTCAGGATTTGTACTCAATCTTATCCGGAATTGTACCGAAATCAGAATGAACAAAAGCATCATTGACTGAAAGATTATCTTTTTTGCTAATGCTGATTTATTACCCATACCGTATAATACGGACTGTCGTAGATCACTCGGTAACCAGAGCCCGAAAAGATTTTAATTTCGCTTTCTAAATATTTATCTATATTATACATCAGCGCCCATTCCGGAAATATCTTATCCCAGACAACGCAGGAAATGCGCCTTTCTCTCACCGCTTCATCAATTTCGTACCGCCATAATCTCAGGGTCTCTTTAATCAGTTCGTGCCAACCAGAGAATTTAATATCTTTTAACGAGAGGTTGTTTTTCCCTTTAATGATTTTCAACATCAACCGATACGGGCCGATACATTCTTCATAATCAATGAGTTTTAACCGGTGGGCTTCAAGGGCGAGATAATTGGGGGTGTGAACCGGCATATGGGGTGGTGTTTGGAATTTGATCATCTCCGCACATTTTTTTACTTCCTGGCGTGGGATATATCCGAATCCCTGATAATAGGAAAAATTCAGGCTTCCAGCGGATATGAAAAAAACCGCCAGAATGACGCTCAGCGAGGAAAGTACTATATTCTTCTTTCGCCAAGAGCGATTCTTTAAACAATAAATAGTTAATCCATTGGTGATTGCTAAGGGTAACAATAAATCGATCATATTATGGGGCCAGCAGGTTGAACTTACAAAAAGAAAGAATAATGAGTATTCCAAAAATAGCACCAGGGGAAAGATGAGAAATTTGTTCGCAGAGAAAAAACACAAAATGATACCACTGGCACCGAGGATCCACAGGTAATTTAAACTGATCAAAAATGGATCGAGAAACCTTACATTGATAGCGGTGTCATAACCTTTGAAAAAATGGAAATAAAAAATTTGATAAAAAGCTGGAGTTTGGTAGGTGATCAGGAAATAGCCATAGAGGACAATGGTAATGATAAGAAATCCTGATAAAAGATACAGTATTGCCTTAAATCTTTTTTCCGCCACAAAATATATTGTTACCGCAGGGAGAATGAATAATCCGGATAATTTAATACTGCCCCCCAAGCCTGAAAGGAGACCAATAAGAAACCAATTCAAGGGTTGAGAACTTCTGGAGACGATGAACCACATTACCAAGCAGGTAATGAAAAGCGTGAAAATCTCCCTTTCGAAGATATGATAGCGAAAAAGCAGCGAGGAAAAACTAAAAAGAACAATCATGAATAAAGCGATGTATCTGCCAAAAAGCCGGCGGGCGATATCAAAGAGGAGAAGTGTGGAGATTGTTACGATTATTGCGGTTAAAATTTCCGCAACGCGATAGGAAACACCGAAAATATTATATAATCCCGCAAGCAGATATTCAAGGCATGGTGGATGAACTGAGAGGGTATGGATAAAAGGTTTTAATCCTGATCGGTAGGCGAATGCCTGGTATAGATATACCGAATCTTCAAACCAGGCGTAAGGATAAAGGATACGAAAGAGACGGGGTAAAACTGCAATCAATAAAACGAGGAGCCAGAGGGGCATAATCTTTAGCGCCCACCTGATAGTCCAAAAATGCAATCAGAGGATTTCCGTTAAGGCTTTGGACGGGAGCAGACCGAGTGCAGAAACATTGAATTTTTACCTATTCCGGTATTATCTTATAAACCAAGTCTTTTTCGTGGACAACCGAATCGACTTTCATACCAATGCTTTCACCTTTTTTGGCTTTCTCTATAGGCTTATGCTCAATCTGCATAGAATTGACTACCTGCTGGAAATCAGTAGTATGGCCTTTGATATGGATTGTATCACCGACATTTAATTCGTCATCGGTTATCTCGACGACAGCAACACCGATTTTGTTGAAATAATGTGTGACCCTACCAATCAGTTTCTCCATAATTGCTCCTTTTTTGATTATTTTATTTATTTTTCATAATAAGTCAACCCTCGAGCAGGCTGAGTCTTCCCCTTTTTCAAACGCTAAAAAATGTGGCATGAGTTTAACGGGAGTTTATTGACAGGAGACTTATTCTTGAATATAATATCTCGCGGCGCCATCGTCTAACCTGGTTCAGGACATCGCCCTCTCAAGGCGAAGATTACGGGTTCGAATCCCGTTGGCGCCAGTCAATTTTTTGCGATTTCAATCTTAATTATCTGATAGTTTTTACCCTCGATGGTTACAATCTCCCCCGGTTTTTTTTCTAATAATACTTCCCGGGCAAGGGGTGATTCGTTAGAGATGATATTTTTGCTCAAGTCTGAATCCCATGGTCCTAAGATCGTGTACTCCAAAAGGGAGCTATCCTCTAATGACTGAAGTGTGACCCTGGTGCCGATGCACACCCGGGTAGTATCAATCTGATTAAAATCGATCACCTTCGCTTTTTGCAGTTCGGATTGAATCATGCGCACCCGTTGGTAGAGCTGGTCCTGGCGTTCTTTTGCCGCCTTATATTCAAAATTCTCACTCAAATCTCCGTATTCACGCGCCCGGCTGATTTCTTTTTTGTTTTCCGGGATTGCAACTGTGAGCAGATATTCAAGTTCTTTTTTCTTTCGTTCAAGCGCTTCCGGAGTGGTGTATATGCAATCGATGCTTTTTTCTGAGGGGAAATGATAATCGATGATTTTTAGATAATCATTTTTTTCGTGGCTTTTGAGCACTGGCGATTTAATCAATTCCTCTTTTATTTTTGAGACCTCTGCAGGTGTGGCATCTTTTATGAGTGCATCAAAACGCTCTAAGGTGAATCCTTTGAGAAACAATTGCCGGGCGCCCCTGATATACTCCAGATTATTTATCACCCGGGGGAGATACTTAGGGCTGAGAAATTCTAACAGCGCTCCATCAGCAAGTTTCTTTAAAAGCAACAAAAAAATTTGGGGATATTGCTGGGGCGATACCAGGGCGGTCTTATAAATTTCGGTTAGATTATAACCCACATTATTCAGTTCTTTTTCGATCTCTTCGCTTAATTTGGAATCCTCAGCTATGGCTAAAATCTGGAGGAATATCTTTTGCCAGTTTTGTGGTTCTCTTTTCTTGATTTCCTGTAGGAATTTTCGCTTATGGTCACTATCTTTTAAATTTAACAAAAGATTTTCGTAATTTGCGTATTTTAATAAATCATCGATTGTATAATTCAAACCCACTTTTTCGTGCTCGGCACAGAAATAGAGAATATCAAGACATCTTGCCGGGTGCTGGGGGTATGATTGGTTCGCCTCGGCAATGATTAAATTTACCCCTTCGGCAAATACTTCTGGAACCTCCCGGCTCCATCGTGCCAAGAGTGAATATTTTTCATCAAGATTACTCTGCCGGAAGGACTCCAGATAGAGTTCTTTTTTCTTCATTCCTTCAATGAACTGATAAATCTTCTGGCCTTTTTTTAATTCCACTTTCACCCAATCATTTTTTTCCAACCTTTTGCGCACCTTCTCCCAGAATTTATCCAGTTCCTCTTCCGCCACTATTCCCAAAAGATATTTTTTGATCTCCCCTGAGCTTAATGGTTCCTGAGAACTTTGCAGCAAAAAAAGGACTAAGCCGATGGGGTCTTCCTGAGCCATCAATTTTAATTCCTCAATATTTCTGTATTTCTTGAAGAGAAAACTCCCTTCCGGAACATGTTTTAGCAACCCCCGGGCGACTTCAAAGGGTACGAAATAGCTTTTCTGTTTTTGAAAATCGAGGATGAGTTCACGCCGTTCCGGATTCATGGAGACGACTTCCCCCAGTCCCCATCTCTCAGAATAAAAAATCTGTCCGATATCATATTTCAAAAATTCTTCCAGCCTCTCCAGACTCTTAAAAAGATGCTCTTGTTTATCAATACCGGATAGCTCAAGGAATTTTTCAATCCGCGGATTGTTTTGGTATTGCTTTTTGTATAACTCAATAAGCATTCTTCTTACGGGCTGGTCGTCGTCCGTGAAATAAGCCATATGTTTGCAGACAGCTATCGCTTCAGCAAATCTTTTCTCGCTGACCAGATGGTCCACCAAGAGGTCAAGGAGTTCAAAGGCGAGTTTTGTTTCTTTTATTTTCTTCAGTTCATCGGCGAGCGTTAAAAAACTTTCCACCCGAACATTTTTATCCTCCATCATCTCCATCCAAAGATTTTCCACTTCTGCCAGATTTCCATCTGTTATTGCATTCTTTATCTTCTCAATCATGGTTTATTATAGCGAAAAAAAAGAAACAGGCAAGAGGACTTGCACCGCCCGCATGACACTCTGTCTTTTGCGTGGCTTTATTTTAAACAAAGGGAAGACCTGTAAGGGTAGCGATCGTCTCCTGGATTTTTTCTTTCACTTTTTTCTGGGCATCGTTAAAGGCGGCTACGATTAAATCCTGCAGAAGATTTATATCTTTTTCTTCGAGTATCTGGGGTTCTATCTTTAAGGAGATGACATTCTGTTCCCCGTCCATTTCAATCCTGACCATCCCGCCTCCCGCACTCCCTTCTACCTTAATTTTCTGGAGTTCGGTCCGCAATTTTTCCTGGAGTTTTAATGCCTGTTTAAAAAGATTGTCCATCCTTACCGGGCTTCTTCACCATCAAACATGCTGATGATGGTATCTTTGAGACTACCCGGCTTTTTTTCCGGGGCGAGGATGTTTATTTTTAAATTGATTTCCTTTCCGGTGATATCTTTTAATGCTTCTATTAAGAGTTTTTGATGTTTAGTCAATTCCTTGTATTGGAACTCATTAACGACATTTATCACTGCATTATCATCATTGATGGATAATTCAGTCTGGGAAACGATTGCTGAGATCTTCGGACTCCGTGCGTTCAATCCGGCGACCAATTTTTCTTTGCAGGTCAATTCCTTCTGTTTCTCAAAAATATCCGGATCCTTTTTTGTAGAGTTTACAACATCATTTGCTGTTTGCGGGGTTGAGGTGAACTGGGCAAAAAGTAACTCAAGGGCAATCCTTGGGTTGAGCGATCTTTTGATGATATCTTCAAAGCGTAAGGCGGTTTCAATGAGCATGATCAGCCGGGTATTGTTCAAACCCAGATTCTTCAGAATGCCAATCTCCTCAGGCGTAGAATCGAGCAGTTCATGTTCAATTCCGATATTGGCGAGCAATATCTTTCTCAAATTATTCACAAGACCCTTGTAGATCTCAAAGATGTCCGCACCTTCATTGATCCCTTTATTCAAAAGCGTAATCATGCCCGCAAGGTCATTCGTCGCGATCTTTTTTATCAATTCGATATAAAAATCAACACTTAAAAAACCTATGAGTTTAAAGACATCCTCTTCGGTTATCCGTCCTTCTACAAAAGAAACTAGTTGCTCAAGGATGCTCTCACCGTCTCGGATGCTACCATCAGCCCGCAGGGCGATGTAGTATAACGCCTTATCGGTGATCTCGATCCCTTCTTTCTCCGCAATCTTTTTTAGCCGCCCACTGATCTCACTGATGGAGAGGCGCTTAAATGTAAAACGCTGACACCGGGAGATTATTGTTGCCGGGATCTTTGCTGGATTGGTGGTGGCGAGGATGAATACCACATTGGGCGGAGGTTCTTCAAGGGTCTTGAGCAGGGCATTAAATGCCTCGGTAGTGAGCATATGGACTTCATCGATGATATATACTTTATACCGACCATGGAGAGGTGCATATTTTACACTTTCCCGAAGATTTCGTATTTCGTCGATCCCACGGTTTGAAGCACCGTCAATTTCAATGACATCTACACTCCGGCTGGTGGTTATCTCCTTACAAGAAGGACATTCCTGACAGGGATTGACTGTTGGGCCGTTGATACAGTTTAAACTTTTCGCGAAAATCCGGGCTGTTGTGGTCTTACCCACCCCTCTCGGTCCGGCAAATAAAAAGGCATGGCCGATGGCACCACTATTAATCGCGCCTTTCAAAGAGAGAACAACATGATTCTGCCCGGTTAGTTCATCAAAATTCTGGGGACGATACTTTAATGAAAGGACACGATGAGCCATAAAATTGAGCAACGCTAATATCCGGTCGCGCAACCCCAATTCGCCGACAAAACCAGGAACAGCAAGGCAAAGGACTCAGCCCAGGCACCCTTATGACCAGCCCTCTGTCTACTTACCGTTGCTTCCTTCCGGACCTGGCGGGGTTTGTAGACGGTGCTTTCATAAGACCCGAGCCTCAACGCCCTTTACTCCTTACTGTTGCCCCTGAGATTGCCGGCTCCAAGGGGTCTTCACCCCGCATGAGCGGATTTCGGGTCCTCCCATCTTGCGACGGGATTCAGGGCACCGCTAGCTCCCCGTTTAGCACGACCGGAATCATCTTTTGAAGTCAGTCTTCTCAAACAGAAACTCCTGGGGCTTTATACCGCAGGTTCCGATACCATTCCGTACCAGATAGGTCTGGAATGTTTCAATCGCCTTCAAATCGATCTCGGCGAGCCTTTGAAAATCAGGCATCCTCATATTAGAAAGGAAGATAGGATCCATGGGCCAATCATTGTTGCGCACCAACACCTGTTTACCAATCTCGGGTTTTAATCTTAAATACCCGAGGACGCCATCAAGGACATTTTTCATCCGGAATGAAGCCAGACGCTCTTCCTGGACGAATTTCTTACGCATCACGATCGCCAGATAGGGCATGGAAGGCATGACATACCGGTTGATCAAACCTTCATCCAGGAGTGTATCACCTGAAAAGAGTAGATAACTCCGGAAAGGCTCAAGAACAAATAAGGCATCAACCTTTTTACTCGATAAGGCGGTGGGTAACTCATCGCGGCTTAAGGGAACACGAGTATAATTAGTAAGTTTTTCTACAGCAAAATTGGGTGCCACAAGATTAAAGAGATATTCTTCATCGATGAGATACCCTATCCTCTTTTTATTGAGGTCTTTGAGTAATTTTATCTTTGTACCCTTAGGAATGATGATTGCATCGGCAATTCCTTTGAAGGTTATGGTGCCCACAGCCTTTACCGTATCTCCGTTGAGGCTTGGTGAGATTAATAACTTATACCAGGGGACCGCACATATCTCATATTCACCACGCTTCAATCCCTCCAGGGGGTCACCGGTGATGTTTACAAACTCCGGGGCTACCCGTTCAATGACAAAATAGCGCCGCGTGGTATCAAATTGTGCCACATAAAACGGAAGTCCGCTGAAGAATTTATCAACACCGATGCGCACTTTAACCGGTTGAGCCTCTTTGTACTGGGGATAACCAACCACAAAAAGGAGGACCAAAAGACCAATAAATATCAAAATATTAAGAATGACTTCTGTAGTCTTGCGGTTCATTTTTTCTCCCTTGTTATCTTATCAGCCCTTTGGAGATATTCCCAAGCCTTTTTGGTATTACCGAGCTCACGATAGGCATAGGCGAGATTGGTTAATACATCAACATTTTCAGGGTCTAACGGTAACGCTTTTCCTTCATAAATCTCTATTGCTTTTTTATAATTTTTTTCCTGGGAATAAGTAACCCCAATGTAAAACCAAGCGGGGAAATCATCGGATTTTATTTGAACAAGTCTTTCAAAATATCTACGTGCATCTGCCCATTTCCCCATACGGATCAGAAGCTCACCCAGGAAGAAGAGAACATCGATATCGTTAGGAATGAATTCAACCGCCTTCGCGAGGTTTTTATAGGCGAGGGTATCATTTTTACGATTGAGATAGGTGATGCCGGTGAGATAATAATCCCGACCCAAACCTTCATTGACTTTTGCAAATTTTTCCACATTTTTTTCCTGGGCTGACAGGCCATTCTCGATCCCCAATTTTACCTTGAGGAATTGATCCAAGGCATCCTTTTTATTCTCTTTCCATAGCGTTACGAGTTCTTCAACGAGGGACTGCTGTGGTTCTACATTTTTAAAAAGCAAATTCTTTAATTTCCCGTATTCGGCTTCATGGGATTTTATTGCATTTTCCAGATAGAAAAGGGTGGAGTCATATGCCTGTTGATCGAAATAGGACCGGGCGATGAAATAATTTGCCTCGGCATTTTCTTTATCAAATTCAAGGATTTTGAAAAAGATTTTTAATGCTTTCTCTTTTTCTCCGGTTTCACTGTAAATGTTCCCTTCCAGGATGTACTGGCTGGGATTCTCGGGGTCAAGTTTTTTGGCAAAATAAAGATTTGCAAGGGCTTCCTCATACTTTTTATCCAGATAAAGTTTGTAGGCAGTGCTGTAAAAGATATGCCAGTAAGCCGAAACATTGCGACCATTTTCATCGTTCTTTAACCAGGTGATTGTAGCAGTGGAATCTTTTTTGAAACCTTCTTGGAAGGCCTTGCTTGCTTCAGGATAATTCCCCAGACCTAATTCTGCCTTCCCGAGCAAGCAATAAGCTTCATAATCATCTGGCACAATCTTTATGCCTTCGAGCGCTTGGGCTTTAGCTCGGGCATAATCCTGCTGTTGAATATATATTTTGCAGGCATTCTTCCAGGTTGGTGGACAACCTAAAAAAAACAAAACCAACAAGGCTAAGGCGAAGCATTTTTTCATTTTTGCCTCCT includes:
- a CDS encoding tetratricopeptide repeat protein, which produces MKKCFALALLVLFFLGCPPTWKNACKIYIQQQDYARAKAQALEGIKIVPDDYEAYCLLGKAELGLGNYPEASKAFQEGFKKDSTATITWLKNDENGRNVSAYWHIFYSTAYKLYLDKKYEEALANLYFAKKLDPENPSQYILEGNIYSETGEKEKALKIFFKILEFDKENAEANYFIARSYFDQQAYDSTLFYLENAIKSHEAEYGKLKNLLFKNVEPQQSLVEELVTLWKENKKDALDQFLKVKLGIENGLSAQEKNVEKFAKVNEGLGRDYYLTGITYLNRKNDTLAYKNLAKAVEFIPNDIDVLFFLGELLIRMGKWADARRYFERLVQIKSDDFPAWFYIGVTYSQEKNYKKAIEIYEGKALPLDPENVDVLTNLAYAYRELGNTKKAWEYLQRADKITREKK
- a CDS encoding glycosyltransferase family 39 protein; this encodes MPLWLLVLLIAVLPRLFRILYPYAWFEDSVYLYQAFAYRSGLKPFIHTLSVHPPCLEYLLAGLYNIFGVSYRVAEILTAIIVTISTLLLFDIARRLFGRYIALFMIVLFSFSSLLFRYHIFEREIFTLFITCLVMWFIVSRSSQPLNWFLIGLLSGLGGSIKLSGLFILPAVTIYFVAEKRFKAILYLLSGFLIITIVLYGYFLITYQTPAFYQIFYFHFFKGYDTAINVRFLDPFLISLNYLWILGASGIILCFFSANKFLIFPLVLFLEYSLFFLFVSSTCWPHNMIDLLLPLAITNGLTIYCLKNRSWRKKNIVLSSLSVILAVFFISAGSLNFSYYQGFGYIPRQEVKKCAEMIKFQTPPHMPVHTPNYLALEAHRLKLIDYEECIGPYRLMLKIIKGKNNLSLKDIKFSGWHELIKETLRLWRYEIDEAVRERRISCVVWDKIFPEWALMYNIDKYLESEIKIFSGSGYRVIYDSPYYTVWVINQH
- a CDS encoding YbaB/EbfC family nucleoid-associated protein, whose protein sequence is MDNLFKQALKLQEKLRTELQKIKVEGSAGGGMVRIEMDGEQNVISLKIEPQILEEKDINLLQDLIVAAFNDAQKKVKEKIQETIATLTGLPFV
- a CDS encoding ABC transporter substrate-binding protein codes for the protein MNRKTTEVILNILIFIGLLVLLFVVGYPQYKEAQPVKVRIGVDKFFSGLPFYVAQFDTTRRYFVIERVAPEFVNITGDPLEGLKRGEYEICAVPWYKLLISPSLNGDTVKAVGTITFKGIADAIIIPKGTKIKLLKDLNKKRIGYLIDEEYLFNLVAPNFAVEKLTNYTRVPLSRDELPTALSSKKVDALFVLEPFRSYLLFSGDTLLDEGLINRYVMPSMPYLAIVMRKKFVQEERLASFRMKNVLDGVLGYLRLKPEIGKQVLVRNNDWPMDPIFLSNMRMPDFQRLAEIDLKAIETFQTYLVRNGIGTCGIKPQEFLFEKTDFKR
- the dnaX gene encoding DNA polymerase III subunit gamma/tau — protein: MAHRVLSLKYRPQNFDELTGQNHVVLSLKGAINSGAIGHAFLFAGPRGVGKTTTARIFAKSLNCINGPTVNPCQECPSCKEITTSRSVDVIEIDGASNRGIDEIRNLRESVKYAPLHGRYKVYIIDEVHMLTTEAFNALLKTLEEPPPNVVFILATTNPAKIPATIISRCQRFTFKRLSISEISGRLKKIAEKEGIEITDKALYYIALRADGSIRDGESILEQLVSFVEGRITEEDVFKLIGFLSVDFYIELIKKIATNDLAGMITLLNKGINEGADIFEIYKGLVNNLRKILLANIGIEHELLDSTPEEIGILKNLGLNNTRLIMLIETALRFEDIIKRSLNPRIALELLFAQFTSTPQTANDVVNSTKKDPDIFEKQKELTCKEKLVAGLNARSPKISAIVSQTELSINDDNAVINVVNEFQYKELTKHQKLLIEALKDITGKEINLKINILAPEKKPGSLKDTIISMFDGEEAR
- a CDS encoding GreA/GreB family elongation factor gives rise to the protein MIEKIKNAITDGNLAEVENLWMEMMEDKNVRVESFLTLADELKKIKETKLAFELLDLLVDHLVSEKRFAEAIAVCKHMAYFTDDDQPVRRMLIELYKKQYQNNPRIEKFLELSGIDKQEHLFKSLERLEEFLKYDIGQIFYSERWGLGEVVSMNPERRELILDFQKQKSYFVPFEVARGLLKHVPEGSFLFKKYRNIEELKLMAQEDPIGLVLFLLQSSQEPLSSGEIKKYLLGIVAEEELDKFWEKVRKRLEKNDWVKVELKKGQKIYQFIEGMKKKELYLESFRQSNLDEKYSLLARWSREVPEVFAEGVNLIIAEANQSYPQHPARCLDILYFCAEHEKVGLNYTIDDLLKYANYENLLLNLKDSDHKRKFLQEIKKREPQNWQKIFLQILAIAEDSKLSEEIEKELNNVGYNLTEIYKTALVSPQQYPQIFLLLLKKLADGALLEFLSPKYLPRVINNLEYIRGARQLFLKGFTLERFDALIKDATPAEVSKIKEELIKSPVLKSHEKNDYLKIIDYHFPSEKSIDCIYTTPEALERKKKELEYLLTVAIPENKKEISRAREYGDLSENFEYKAAKERQDQLYQRVRMIQSELQKAKVIDFNQIDTTRVCIGTRVTLQSLEDSSLLEYTILGPWDSDLSKNIISNESPLAREVLLEKKPGEIVTIEGKNYQIIKIEIAKN